A DNA window from Camelina sativa cultivar DH55 chromosome 13, Cs, whole genome shotgun sequence contains the following coding sequences:
- the LOC104736515 gene encoding cytochrome P450 714A1-like, translating to MESLIVEIAKTIWWILVIGVLSLGIQVYGKAMAEQWRVRRKLTMQGVKGPSPSLFRGNVPEMQKIQSQTVINSKHYSGHNIIAHDYTSSLFPYLDLWRKQYGRVYTYSTGVKQHLYMNHPELVKELNQANTLNLGKVSYVTKRLKSILGRGVITSNGPHWAHQRRIIAPEFFHDKVKGMVGFVVESAMPMLSKWEEMVRSGKGKIVCDIRVDEDLRAVSADVISRACFGSSVSKGKEIFSMLRCLQKAITHNNILFSLNGFTDVLFGTKKHGNGKIDELERHVESLIWETVKERERECMGDHKKDLMQLILEGAMSSCDGSLKDKTQSYKSFVVDNCKSIYFAGHETSAVAVSWCLMLLALNTSWQTRIRDEVFRFCKNGIPDADSLPNLKTVTMVIQETLRLYPPAAFVSREALADTKLGSLVVPKGVCIWTLIPTLHRDPEIWGADANEFKPERFSEGVSKACKHPQSFVPFGLGTRLCLGKNFGMMELKVLVSLIVSRFSFTLSPTYQHSPVFRMLVEPQHGVIIRVLRQ from the exons ATGGAGAGTTTGATAGTAGAGATTGCAAAAACCATTTGGTGGATACTAGTTATTGGAGTGTTAAGTTTAGGGATTCAGGTGTACGGTAAAGCGATGGCCGAGCAATGGAGGGTGCGGAGGAAGCTGACGATGCAGGGCGTGAAAGGTCCATCGCCGTCGCTATTTCGTGGAAACGTGCCGGAGATGCAAAAGATCCAATCACAAACGGTGATTAACTCTAAACACTACTCTGGCCATAATATCATCGCCCATGACTacacttcttctctctttccttatcTCGACCTTTGGCGAAAACAATACG GGAGGGTGTACACGTACTCGACGGGGGTGAAGCAACACTTGTACATGAACCACCCGGAGTTGGTGAAAGAACTTAACCAAGCCAACACTCTTAACCTTGGCAAAGTCTCTTACGTCACCAAGCGCCTTAAATCCATACTCGGCCGAGGTGTCATCACCTCTAATGGGCCTCATTGGGCTCATCAACGTCGTATCATCGCCCCCGAGTTCTTCCACGACAAAGTCAAGGGAATGGTGGGATTCGTGGTGGAATCGGCGATGCCAATGCTCAGCAAATGGGAAGAGATGGTCAGAAgtggaaaaggaaaaattgtgTGTGACATAAGAGTGGACGAAGACCTAAGAGCTGTCTCTGCTGACGTCATCTCTAGAGCTTGCTTTGGGAGCTCTGTCTCCAAAGGCAAAGAGATCTTCTCTATGCTTAGATGTCTTCAAAAGGCCATCACTCACAACAACATCCTCTTCAGCCTCAATGGCTTCAC TGATGTTTTGTTCGGTACCAAGAAGCATGGGAACGGGAAGATTGATGAGTTGGAGAGGCATGTTGAGTCTTTGATATGGGAAACCGTTAAGGAGAGGGAAAGAGAATGTATGGGAGATCACAAGAAGGATCTAATGCAGTTGATACTAGAAGGGGCTATGAGTAGTTGTGATGGTAGCTTGAAGGACAAGACACAATCTTACAAAAGTTTCGTGGTGGACAATTGCAAGAGTATATACTTTGCCGGCCATGAGACCAGCGCGGTTGCTGTCTCTTGGTGTCTTATGCTCCTCGCTCTCAACACTTCCTGGCAAACTCGGATCCGCGATGAAGTCTTTCGTTTTTGCAAGAATGGTATTCCTGACGCTGACTCTCTTCCCAACCTCAAAACG GTGACAATGGTTATCCAAGAAACGTTGAGGCTATACCCACCAGCAGCATTCGTGTCAAGAGAAGCCCTTGCGGACACAAAACTCGGAAGCCTCGTGGTGCCAAAAGGAGTGTGCATCTGGACGTTGATCCCTACATTGCACAGAGACCCTGAGATATGGGGAGCTGACGCGAATGAATTCAAGCCAGAAAGATTTAGCGAAGGAGTCTCTAAAGCCTGCAAACACCCTCAGTCCTTCGTCCCTTTTGGCTTAGGGACAAGGTTGTGTTTAGGGAAAAACTTTGGGATGATGGAGCTCAAGGTTCTCGTGTCACTTATTGTGTCAAGGTTTAGTTTTACTCTCTCTCCCACATATCAACACTCTCCAGTGTTCAGAATGCTTGTAGAGCCTCAGCATGGTGTTATCATTAGAGTTCTAAGACAATAA